The genomic segment GCTTCATTATGGGGAATGGAAATGGAGAACGTTCCTGCTCTAAAGGGCTTAGAAGCTGATTTTACAGCAAATAAACTAGGTAGCTTATATAGCTTTACTGAAAATAATACAAAAGGAGCAACAACATAGAGCTTATTGTATAAAAAAGTACTTTCAACCTCTACAAAGATAGAGGTCGAAAGTACTTTTGCTTTTGGAAATATCCAGTTAAGCTGTCTTTTTATCGTCGCCCATTAACATACTTGTTAATTTGGTTACTACAGCAGAAATAATTAAACCGACGATGAATTTTTTGATTTGTCTTTTCATATTAAAATCCTCCTTAAGTTCCTAACTAGGTTTAATGTATTATAACATTTTTCGTTTTTTGAGCCTACTAAAAGGCTTTCTATCATTATTAGCAGTAGAATAATAAAGGTAAGGGTGTATAAAACAGGAAAATAGCTATTTTAACTTGTAAATATTTCTTAATTATTTGCTAAAAAAGCCGTTTCTTATTAAATTTTGTAGGCTTTTATTTTCTTTTTTGCTACAATGAGTAATGGTGAATTACGAAGTGGAGGGAATCACTTGAAAGGTTTATTTAATAAAAGAAGTCAAAAAACAGATGAGATGTCAACCGTCTCTTTTAATATTGATGATAAAATTCCTAAACATATTGCGATCATTATGGACGGAAATGGACGTTGGGCTCAGAAAAAATTTATGCCGCGAGTTGCAGGCCACAAAGAAGGAATGAATACGGTCAAAAAAATCACCAAAAGAGCAAGTCAAATTGGTGTTAAAGTGTTATCACTTTATGCATTTTCAACTGAAAATTGGAAACGACCTGATGATGAAGTCAGTTTCTTAATGCAATTACCAGTTGATTTTTTTGATACTTTTGTCCCTGAATTAATGGAGCAGAATGTTAAAGTTCAAGTTATCGGTTTTATTGATCAATTGCCTAAAAACACTCGTAATGCGGTAGAAAAGGCTATAAAAGATACTGAGAACAATACGGGTATGGTATTAAATTTCGCGCTGAATTATGGCGGACGCAGTGAATTGATCGAAGCTTCAAAAGCGATTGCAAAAAAAGTTAAATCAGGAGAATTAGACATAGATGATATAACGGAGTCTGTATTTGAAGACTGCTTAATGACTCATGCATTAAATGAGTATCAAAACGTTGATTTTATGATTCGAACGAGTGGTGAAGAGCGAATTAGCAATTTTATGTTGTGGCAAAATGCTTACAGTGAGTTTTACTTTTCTCAAGCTCTTTGGCCTGATTTTAATGAGCAAGCTTTAGAACAATCGATAGCGATTTATCAAAAACGACACCGTCGTTTTGGAGGATTATAAGAGAATTAGGAGGACATATTAGTGAAACAACGTGTTATTTCGGCAATCGTTGCAATTATTCTCTTTGTCCCAGTAGTTTATATAGGGTCATGGATATTAGAATTAGTGGTTGCAGTATTAGGGGTCATTGCATTATTTGAATTATTCAGAATGAAAGGCAACAAATTAGGTTCAGTTGAAGGCATTATTTCTATATTAGCTTTATTAGGATTATTATTCCCGCATTATACAGCCTCATTTTTACCGTCTCATGTGAATACACAAACCGTATTGTACTTCTTTACCTTATTATTATTAGTTTGCACTGTGTTTTCAAAAAATAATTTTACATTTGATGATGCAGCAGTAGCTATTTTAGGGGTAATGTACATAGGTTTTGGCTTTAAATTTCTCTTACTGACAAGAGAAAATGGATTAGATTTACTTTTATTTACGTTATTTGTTGTATGGTCAACAGATATTGGAGCGTATATGATTGGAAGAAAATTAGGGGAACATAAGCTAGCTCCTTCAATCAGCCCTAACAAAACTATTGAAGGTTCTGTAGGTGGCATCATTATGGCTCTTATAGTTGCTGTTATTTACCTGATATTTTATCCACAAGACAATCCATTAGGCTGGATGCTGGTATTGACAGTGATTCTTTCAATTGCAGGTCAATTAGGCGACTTAGTGGAATCGGCTTTTAAACGTTATTACAATGTAAAAGATTCTGGTAAAATAATGCCTGGTCATGGTGGCATTTTAGATCGTTTTGATAGTCTGTTATTCGTTTTGCCTATCCTGTATTTTTCAGGATTAATTTAAAAATATGTTGAAACAGAAAGTAGTTATCCTTTATTGCGATGGCTACTTTTCTTTTACGAATAATAAATCTTTAAGTCGAATGGTTATTGTATTCAAATTATGATAGAATTAAACTTGTTTTGTACGTAGTATTCCTTATCTATATAAACGTGTTAACTGTTTGATAATATAAAAAGAAAAACTTTTTTAGTGAAGTACAAAGGAGAGAGTATATGATCGCTACCATTATTACTTTTATTATAGTTTTTAGTATTTTAGTGATTTTTCATGAGTTTGGACATTATTATTTTGCTAAAAGAGCAGGTATTTTAGTTAGAGAATTCGCAATTGGATTTGGTCCGAAAATATTTTCTTATCGAAAAGGAGAAACAACTTTTACTATTCGTATCTTACCTGTAGGCGGATATGTGCGTATGGCAGGCTATGAAGAAGAATCAGAAATCAAGCCCGGAACGCCTATTGGTTTAATCGTAAACGATGCAAATGAAGTGTCGCTGATCAATACGTATAAGAAAAAGCAATTATTAGATGCGGTACCGATGGAAGTAACATCAATCGATCTTGAAAAAGAATTATATGTTGAAGGCTATTTAGCCGGAGATGAGACGAATTTAGTACGCTATCCTGTTTTGAGAGATGCAATGATCATTGAGGAAGATGGAACTGAAGTGCAGATTGCACCTATTGATGTCCAATTCCAATCAGCTAGTTTGCCAAAAAGAATGATGACTAATTTTGCTGGTCCCATGAATAATATGATTTTAGCAATCGTTGCTTTTATTATACTAGCGTTTTTACAAGGTGGAGTCGTTAGCCAAGAAAATGTACTGGGAGATATTTTACCAGATAGTGCAGCAGAAGAAGCTGGTTTAAAAGAAGGCGACCGCGTTATTCAAATTGGTGACGAAAAAATCACTACATGGAATGAAATGGTGGATATGGTTCAGTTAAATCCAGAAAAGGAATTGGTTTTTCAAGTTGAATCAAAAGATGGTACTGAAAAGACACTAACGGTAACACCCTCTGCTAATGAAGCAGCTGACGGAACAGAAGTCGGACAAATCGGCGTGCAAGCATCTCTAGAAACCTCCTTTTGGGCTAAAATCAGTTCTGGTTTTGTTCAGACATGGGCATTAATCACTCAACTATTTACAGTATTGGGTTCAATGTTTACAAAAGGTTTTTCAATTGATATGTTTGGTGGTCCAGTAGCCATTTATGCAACAACACAATCAGTCGTTAAAACAGGCTTGATTGGAATAGTGAACTGGCTAGCTGTTTTAAGTGTTAATTTAGGTATCGTCAATTTATTGCCTATTCCAGGGCTTGATGGTGGGAAATTGCTCTTAAACATTGTTGAAGGTATACGTAGAAAACCATTGAGTGAGGAAAAAGAAGGAATCATTACCTTAATAGGGGTAGGTTTACTATTAGTATTAATGGTATTGGTTACCTGGAATGATATCCAACGATATTTTTTTAACTGATAACTAGAAAAAACAATCATTTATAGACTAATTAGCGTGTCAAAAAGGAGACAGTAACCCATGAAACAATCAAAATTATTTATTCCAACTTTAAGAGATGTACCTAATGAAGCAGAAGTTCTAAGCCATAAAATGTTATTAAGAGCAGGATATATCAGACAACTATCTAGTGGGGTATATAGTTACTTACCATTAGCAAATCGTGTATTAGAAAAATTAAAAACGATTATGCGTGAAGAATTTGAAAAAATCGATGCTGTTGAAATGTTGATGCCTTCTCTATTGCCTCGCGAATTATGGGAAGAATCTGGACGTTATGAAACGTATGGCGAAGATTTAATGAAATTAAAAGATCGTCATGGACGTGACTACCTTTTAGGACCTACTCATGAAGAAGCCTTCACGACATTGATCCGTGATGAAATCACATCCTACAAACGGTTGCCGCTTTCTTTGTATCAAATCCAAACAAAATTTAGAGATGAAAAACGACCTCGTTCAGGCCTGTTAAGAGGAAGAGAATTTTTAATGAAAGATGCCTATTCTTTCCACGATAGTTTCGAAAGTTTAGATGAAACGTATCAAGATTTTGAAAAAGCTTATACAAGAATCTTTGAACGTTGCGGATTGAATTTCCGTAGCATTATTGGAGATGCAGGAGCGATGGGTGGAAGCAACTCTAAAGAGTTTATGGCAATCTCTGATATTGGAGAAGACACGATTGTTTATTCTGATTCAAGTGATTATTCAGCTAACTTAGAAATGGCTACTAGTTTCCATATGCACAAAAAATCGCTGGAAAATGAAAAAGAGTTAGAAAAAATTGAAACACCAAACAGCAAAACAATTGCTGATGTTTCCTCGTTCCTAGAAGTCGAACCAGAAAAAATTATGAAGAGCTTATTATTTATTGCAGATGAAAAACCTGTTTTAGTGATTGTTCGTGGCGATCATGAAGTAAATGATGTGAAATTGAAAAATTATCTTGATGCAGCCTTTTTAGAATTAGCAACGGAAGAAGAAACAGTGAAATACCTAGGTGTTAACGCTGGTTCAATCGGACCTATAGGCGTTAATGACGACGTTAGAATCCTTGCCGATGTCTATGTTCAAGATATGACAAATGCCATTGCAGGAGCTAACGAAAACGGTTATCACTACTTAAATGTAAACTTAGAACGTGATTCGAACATTGAGACATATATTGATTTGCGTTTTGTTCAAGAAGGCGAGTTATCTCCAGATGGACAAGGTGTATTGAAATTTGCAAAAGGAATTGAAATTGGTCACATCTTTAAACTAGGAACTCGTTATTCAGAAGCTATGAATGCGACAGTATTAGACAATAATGGTCGTTCTATCCCTGTTGTAATGGGATGTTACGGAATTGGTGTTAGTCGCTTATTATCAGCTATCACTGAACAACAAGCTACTGAAGAAGGCTTGAATTGGCCAAGACACATCGCACCATATGAATTGCACTTGATTCCGGTCAACATGAAAGCAGAGGACCAAGTAAGTTTATCGAATGATTTATATGAATCATTACAACAGGCTGGCTTTTCTGTATTGCTTGATGATCGTAATGAACGTGTCGGTGTGAAATTTAAAGATTCAGATTTAATTGGGATGCCTATCCGTATTACAGTAGGGAAAAAGGCTCAAGAAAATATTGTTGAATTAAAACTTAGAAAAACAGGAGAAGCTTTAGAAGTTCGCACCGATGAATTGGTCGAAACGTTAAATATTCTACTAAGTTCTATTTAATAGCACAAAGACACTACTATTAAAGGAGTTCAAACAAGTACGCACATCCACTTGTCTGGCTCCTTTTGCCATTATTCTTTTTTTATAATAGTGTTGTTTCTTTAGTTCTATCGTTGTAAGTGAAAGGAGTTTCTCATGAGTTTAAATCAAGAAGAAATGTTTCAAAAATTACTAGAACAAGTAGGTTTGCAACATGAAGAACGGTACAAACCTTATTTTACTCAAGCCAAAGTTTTAAAAGTAACGGTCCATAAGTTATCAAAATGTTGGAATTTTCACTTGCAGTTTCAAGATGTTTTGCCTTTTGAAGTGTATCAAAATCTTTCTGAAAAAATGCAATTGGCTTTCCATACTATTGCACGGGTCCAATTGACCATTGAAACGGTCAAGCCTGTAATGACAATTGAAAAATTAGAACATTATTGGTCAACTGCAGTGAAATTAAGTGCTGTGTCTTCTCCGATATGCGATAAGCCGTTTAGAGAACAGTTTCCATTGTTAAACGGTAAAAAAATCCAATTTTATGTAGAAAACGAAGTGGTAAAGGGACATTTAATGAATCAATATTTGCCCCCAGTTGAAGAAGCATATGGTTCTTTAGGCTTTCCAAAATTCAAAATTGAACCAGTGATCGATGAAGCATCTCATTTGAAAAAAATAGCCGAGTTCCAAGCAAAAAAAGAAGAATCTGAAACTCTTTTGGCTATTCGTGCGAATGAAAACATTCAAAAAGCTGAACAAGAAAAGAAACAAAATAAACATCAAGTTCAAGCACAAAAAGGTCCAGTTGTGTTAGGTCGAAAAATTTCTGCTAAAGAAGAAGTTAAACAAATGGATCAAATTATCGAAGAAGAACGCCGTGTAACCGTTGAGGGTTATGTATTCGATGTAGAAGTAAGAGTATTGAGATCTGAAAGACAATTGCTTATCGTGAAAATAACAGACTATACATCTTCATTCTCAGTAAAAAAATTCTCGAATTCACCAGAGGATGAAGCGGCATTTGCGGCGATCAAAAAAGGAATGTGGGTTCGAGCAAGAGGAAGCGTTCAAGAAGATAACTTTATGCGGGACTTAGTGTTGAATGCTCAAGATATTACTGAATGGGATCATGAATCACGTAAAGATACCGCACCAGAAGATGAAAAACGTGTAGAATTGCATTTGCACAGCAATATGAGCCAAATGGACGCAACCAATACTGTTACAGATCTAGTCGATCAAGCAGCTAAATGGGGACATAAAGCTGTTGCGATAACCGATCATTTTGGTGCTCAATCTTTCCCAGATGCTTATCATGCGGGTCAAAAAAATGGCATAAAAATTCTTTATGGAATCGAAGCTAACATTGTAGATGACGGTGTACCTATAGCTTATAATCCTAAACATATTGAACTAACGGACGCAACCTACGTTGTTTTTGACGTCGAAACAACAGGTCTTTCAGCTGTCTATAATAAAATTATCGAGTTATCTGCCGTTAAAATGCATAAAGGCAATATTATTGAAAGTTTTGAGCATTTCATTGACCCAGGTCATCCTTTATCGCAAACAACGATTAATTTGACAGGAATCACAGATGAAATGGTTCATGGTTCAAAATCAGAAGAGGAAGTTTTAAAATTATTTAAAGAATTCGCAGGAGACTCTATTTTAGTTGCTCATAATGCGAGTTTTGATATGGGCTTTTTAAACACGAGCAATGCGAGACACAATATACCAGATGCTGTAAACCCAGTCATCGATACTTTGGAACTGTCGCGTTTTTTACATCCACAATATAAGAGCCATCGTTTGAACACATTAGCAAAAAAATATGGCATCAATTTGGAACAGCATCACCGAGCTATTTTTGATTCTGAAACAACTGGACATCTGTGCTGGCTTTTCCTAAAAGAGGCCAAAGAAGAGCATGACATGCATTTCCATGATCAATTAAATGAGCATATTGGTGAAGGAGATGCTTACAAACGGGCTCGACCTTTTCATGCAACTATTATCGCAACAACTCAAGCAGGGTTAAAAAATCTTTTTAAACTGATTTCTTCATCGATGGTCGATTATTTCTATCGGACTGCACGACTGCCGCGCTCTGAAGTGATCAAGCTGCGCGAAGGCTTAATTATCGGAACAGCTTGCAACCAAGGGGAAGTTTTTGAAGCCATCATGCAAAAAGGTTTTGATGAAGCAAAAAATAAAGCCAAATTTTATGATTACATTGAAGTTATGCCAAAAGAAGTTTACGCCCCTTTGATCGAACAAGAATTAGTTAAAGATGAGTCTGATTTAGAAGAAATCATTCGCAATCTTGTTCAAATTGGTGAGGATCTAAATATTCCAGCAGTTGCAACGGGGAATGTGCATTATTTAAATCCTGAAGATAGCATTTATCGTAAAATATTGATCAATTCTCAAGGTGGAGCGAACCCTTTAAACCGGTCTGAATTGCCTGAAGCACATTTTAGAACAACAACGGAGATGCTAGAAACTTTTTCATTTTTAGGAGCAGAAACGGCACAGCAAATCGTTGTCAAAAATACAAATAAAATTGCAGATATGGTGGATGATTCTATTACACCAATAAAAACAGATCTTTACACTCCAAAAATTGAAGGGTCAGAAGATGAAATACGTCAATTGAGTTATGATGAAGCGCATAGACTATATGGAAATCCATTACCAGAAATCATTGAAAAAAGACTCGAAAAAGAACTGAACAGCATCATCGGAAATGGGTTCTCGGTTATCTATTTGATTTCGCAAAAACTGGTTCATAAAAGTATGTCAGATGGCTATTTGGTTGGTTCACGGGGTTCAGTGGGTTCCAGTTTTGTCGCGACAATGACTGGAATTACAGAAGTAAACCCAATGCCGCCACACTATAGTTGTCCTAAGTGTCAGTATTCTGAGTTTTATACAGATGGTTCTGTTGGTTCGGGGTATGATCTTCCAGATAAAAATTGCCCTGATTGTGGCGCTCGTTTGCACAAAGATGGACACGATATTCCTTTTGAAACGTTTTTAGGATTTTATGGAGATAAAGTACCCGATATTGATTTAAATTTCTCAGGTGATTATCAAGCAAATGCACATAACTATACAAAAGAATTGTTTGGTGAAGACTATGTTTTCCGTGCAGGAACGATTGGTACGGTAGCAGACCGGACAGCATTTGGATATGTAAAAGGGTATGAACGCGACAATAACTTGAATTTACGGGCTGCAGAAATCGATCGTTTAGCAAAAGGCTCTACTGGTGTCAAACGAACGACTGGTCAGCATCCGGGAGGAATTATCGTTATACCGGACTATATGGACGTGTATGACTTTACACCAATTCAATTCCCAGCAGATGCACAGGATTCAGAATGGAAAACGACCCATTTTGATTTCCATTCTATTCATGATAATGTTTTAAAATTAGATATATTGGGTCACGATGATCCAACGGTTATTAGAATGCTGCAAGACTTATCAGGTGTCGATCCTAAAACGATTCCTACTGATGATCCTGAAGTGATGAAGATCTTTGGTGGGACAGAAGTTCTTGGCGTTACACCAGAACAGATTCAATCAAAAACGGGCACATTAGGAATACCAGAATTTGGTACACGATTTGTAAGAGGAATGTTAGAAGAAACGAAGCCGACAACGTTTGCTGAATTGCTTCAAATATCAGGATTATCACATGGAACGGATGTATGGTTAGGAAATGCAGAAGAGCTGATACGCTTGAATGATATTCCTTTATCCGAGGTAATCGGTTGTCGTGATGATATCATGGTCTACTTGATCCATAATG from the Carnobacterium inhibens subsp. inhibens DSM 13024 genome contains:
- a CDS encoding PolC-type DNA polymerase III; protein product: MSLNQEEMFQKLLEQVGLQHEERYKPYFTQAKVLKVTVHKLSKCWNFHLQFQDVLPFEVYQNLSEKMQLAFHTIARVQLTIETVKPVMTIEKLEHYWSTAVKLSAVSSPICDKPFREQFPLLNGKKIQFYVENEVVKGHLMNQYLPPVEEAYGSLGFPKFKIEPVIDEASHLKKIAEFQAKKEESETLLAIRANENIQKAEQEKKQNKHQVQAQKGPVVLGRKISAKEEVKQMDQIIEEERRVTVEGYVFDVEVRVLRSERQLLIVKITDYTSSFSVKKFSNSPEDEAAFAAIKKGMWVRARGSVQEDNFMRDLVLNAQDITEWDHESRKDTAPEDEKRVELHLHSNMSQMDATNTVTDLVDQAAKWGHKAVAITDHFGAQSFPDAYHAGQKNGIKILYGIEANIVDDGVPIAYNPKHIELTDATYVVFDVETTGLSAVYNKIIELSAVKMHKGNIIESFEHFIDPGHPLSQTTINLTGITDEMVHGSKSEEEVLKLFKEFAGDSILVAHNASFDMGFLNTSNARHNIPDAVNPVIDTLELSRFLHPQYKSHRLNTLAKKYGINLEQHHRAIFDSETTGHLCWLFLKEAKEEHDMHFHDQLNEHIGEGDAYKRARPFHATIIATTQAGLKNLFKLISSSMVDYFYRTARLPRSEVIKLREGLIIGTACNQGEVFEAIMQKGFDEAKNKAKFYDYIEVMPKEVYAPLIEQELVKDESDLEEIIRNLVQIGEDLNIPAVATGNVHYLNPEDSIYRKILINSQGGANPLNRSELPEAHFRTTTEMLETFSFLGAETAQQIVVKNTNKIADMVDDSITPIKTDLYTPKIEGSEDEIRQLSYDEAHRLYGNPLPEIIEKRLEKELNSIIGNGFSVIYLISQKLVHKSMSDGYLVGSRGSVGSSFVATMTGITEVNPMPPHYSCPKCQYSEFYTDGSVGSGYDLPDKNCPDCGARLHKDGHDIPFETFLGFYGDKVPDIDLNFSGDYQANAHNYTKELFGEDYVFRAGTIGTVADRTAFGYVKGYERDNNLNLRAAEIDRLAKGSTGVKRTTGQHPGGIIVIPDYMDVYDFTPIQFPADAQDSEWKTTHFDFHSIHDNVLKLDILGHDDPTVIRMLQDLSGVDPKTIPTDDPEVMKIFGGTEVLGVTPEQIQSKTGTLGIPEFGTRFVRGMLEETKPTTFAELLQISGLSHGTDVWLGNAEELIRLNDIPLSEVIGCRDDIMVYLIHNGMEDGLAFKIMESVRKGKGIPDDWQKAMRDENIPEWYIDSCLKIKYMFPKAHAAAYVLMALRVAYYKVHFPILYYAAYFSVRADDFDLVAMSKGKESIKAKMKEITDKGLDASTKEKNLLTVLELSNEMVERGFNFKMVDLEKSDASDFVIEGNSLIAPFRAVPSLGANVAKQVIEARKDKPFLSKEDLAKRGKVSKTVIEYLNENGVLKGLPDENQLSLFDLF
- a CDS encoding isoprenyl transferase; translation: MKGLFNKRSQKTDEMSTVSFNIDDKIPKHIAIIMDGNGRWAQKKFMPRVAGHKEGMNTVKKITKRASQIGVKVLSLYAFSTENWKRPDDEVSFLMQLPVDFFDTFVPELMEQNVKVQVIGFIDQLPKNTRNAVEKAIKDTENNTGMVLNFALNYGGRSELIEASKAIAKKVKSGELDIDDITESVFEDCLMTHALNEYQNVDFMIRTSGEERISNFMLWQNAYSEFYFSQALWPDFNEQALEQSIAIYQKRHRRFGGL
- a CDS encoding phosphatidate cytidylyltransferase, with the protein product MKQRVISAIVAIILFVPVVYIGSWILELVVAVLGVIALFELFRMKGNKLGSVEGIISILALLGLLFPHYTASFLPSHVNTQTVLYFFTLLLLVCTVFSKNNFTFDDAAVAILGVMYIGFGFKFLLLTRENGLDLLLFTLFVVWSTDIGAYMIGRKLGEHKLAPSISPNKTIEGSVGGIIMALIVAVIYLIFYPQDNPLGWMLVLTVILSIAGQLGDLVESAFKRYYNVKDSGKIMPGHGGILDRFDSLLFVLPILYFSGLI
- the rseP gene encoding RIP metalloprotease RseP, which encodes MIATIITFIIVFSILVIFHEFGHYYFAKRAGILVREFAIGFGPKIFSYRKGETTFTIRILPVGGYVRMAGYEEESEIKPGTPIGLIVNDANEVSLINTYKKKQLLDAVPMEVTSIDLEKELYVEGYLAGDETNLVRYPVLRDAMIIEEDGTEVQIAPIDVQFQSASLPKRMMTNFAGPMNNMILAIVAFIILAFLQGGVVSQENVLGDILPDSAAEEAGLKEGDRVIQIGDEKITTWNEMVDMVQLNPEKELVFQVESKDGTEKTLTVTPSANEAADGTEVGQIGVQASLETSFWAKISSGFVQTWALITQLFTVLGSMFTKGFSIDMFGGPVAIYATTQSVVKTGLIGIVNWLAVLSVNLGIVNLLPIPGLDGGKLLLNIVEGIRRKPLSEEKEGIITLIGVGLLLVLMVLVTWNDIQRYFFN
- a CDS encoding proline--tRNA ligase produces the protein MKQSKLFIPTLRDVPNEAEVLSHKMLLRAGYIRQLSSGVYSYLPLANRVLEKLKTIMREEFEKIDAVEMLMPSLLPRELWEESGRYETYGEDLMKLKDRHGRDYLLGPTHEEAFTTLIRDEITSYKRLPLSLYQIQTKFRDEKRPRSGLLRGREFLMKDAYSFHDSFESLDETYQDFEKAYTRIFERCGLNFRSIIGDAGAMGGSNSKEFMAISDIGEDTIVYSDSSDYSANLEMATSFHMHKKSLENEKELEKIETPNSKTIADVSSFLEVEPEKIMKSLLFIADEKPVLVIVRGDHEVNDVKLKNYLDAAFLELATEEETVKYLGVNAGSIGPIGVNDDVRILADVYVQDMTNAIAGANENGYHYLNVNLERDSNIETYIDLRFVQEGELSPDGQGVLKFAKGIEIGHIFKLGTRYSEAMNATVLDNNGRSIPVVMGCYGIGVSRLLSAITEQQATEEGLNWPRHIAPYELHLIPVNMKAEDQVSLSNDLYESLQQAGFSVLLDDRNERVGVKFKDSDLIGMPIRITVGKKAQENIVELKLRKTGEALEVRTDELVETLNILLSSI